A genomic window from Verrucomicrobiia bacterium includes:
- the rpsR gene encoding 30S ribosomal protein S18, translating into MPRKTKLDDSKSKRRSTTRTPRVKPKVDFTIDAIDFKNVALLRQYVTENGRILPRKYTGLPAAYQRRLATAIKRARQMLLMK; encoded by the coding sequence ATGCCCCGCAAGACCAAGCTCGACGACTCGAAGTCCAAGCGCCGTTCGACAACCCGCACGCCCCGGGTCAAACCCAAGGTGGACTTCACCATTGACGCCATTGACTTCAAGAACGTGGCGCTCCTGCGCCAGTATGTCACCGAGAACGGCAGGATCCTGCCGCGGAAGTACACGGGACTCCCGGCGGCCTACCAGCGCCGCCTGGCCACCGCCATCAAGCGCGCCCGCCAGATGCTGCTGATGAAGTAG
- the rpmG gene encoding 50S ribosomal protein L33, whose product MPREIVTIECTEARKEGKSPSRYQTSRNKKLQTDKVEKRKYNPALRRHTLHREIK is encoded by the coding sequence ATGCCGCGAGAAATTGTCACCATTGAATGCACGGAGGCCCGCAAGGAGGGCAAGTCGCCCAGCCGTTACCAGACGAGCCGGAACAAAAAGCTCCAGACCGACAAGGTGGAGAAGCGAAAGTATAATCCCGCCCTCCGGCGACACACCCTCCACCGAGAAATCAAGTAA
- a CDS encoding zinc ABC transporter substrate-binding protein, with translation MIRLRFTLLLLSAFLLGGLLTGSAAEARRLRILTSIAPLYSWAANVAGDAAEVENLLPADVGPHDYQFRPRDLRKIRSADIILLNGLGLESWFARTIAVEDPTAAKKVVEVAAGVPEALLIHEVPAIHLGDSSEPHLHQGPANPHLWLDPWFARHAVTNLLRALREADPQRAPEFERNASRYVTRLDTLEREVQATLAALTRRQLVTFHDAFPYFCRRFGLDLVGVIEEVPGTSPSPRYLADLSRVIRERRVGAIFTEPQFDARLARQLARDLGIRVAALDTLETGRLAPSSYEDGMRANARVILSTLGPP, from the coding sequence ATGATCCGGTTGCGATTCACCCTGCTGCTGCTGTCGGCATTCTTGTTGGGGGGGCTCCTGACCGGATCGGCCGCCGAGGCGCGGCGCCTCCGCATCCTGACCTCGATTGCCCCGCTTTACTCATGGGCGGCGAATGTGGCCGGTGATGCGGCGGAGGTGGAGAACCTCCTTCCGGCAGATGTCGGGCCACACGACTACCAGTTCCGGCCGCGCGACCTGCGAAAGATCCGTTCGGCCGACATCATCCTGCTCAACGGCCTGGGACTGGAATCGTGGTTCGCCCGCACCATTGCCGTCGAGGATCCAACGGCGGCCAAGAAGGTCGTGGAGGTGGCGGCCGGCGTTCCGGAAGCGCTCCTGATTCATGAGGTGCCGGCAATTCACCTCGGCGATTCGTCCGAACCGCACCTCCATCAGGGACCCGCAAATCCGCACCTCTGGCTGGACCCCTGGTTTGCCCGTCATGCCGTCACCAACCTGTTGCGCGCGCTGCGGGAGGCGGATCCCCAGCGCGCACCGGAGTTTGAACGCAATGCCTCCCGATATGTCACGCGGCTGGACACGCTCGAACGGGAGGTGCAGGCGACACTGGCCGCATTGACCCGGCGCCAGCTGGTGACCTTCCACGATGCGTTTCCCTACTTCTGCCGCCGGTTCGGACTGGACTTGGTGGGCGTGATTGAGGAGGTCCCGGGCACCTCGCCGTCCCCCCGTTACCTGGCCGACCTCTCCCGGGTGATCCGGGAGCGCCGCGTGGGGGCGATCTTCACCGAACCCCAGTTTGACGCACGCCTTGCCCGGCAACTGGCGCGCGACCTGGGGATCCGGGTCGCAGCCCTCGATACCCTCGAAACCGGGCGGCTCGCGCCATCGAGCTACGAGGACGGGATGCGCGCCAACGCCCGGGTGATCCTCTCGACCCTCGGCCCGCCATGA
- a CDS encoding metal ABC transporter ATP-binding protein produces MTDIQFHRAGAALEVQDLHVTLGDVPVLRGVSLRVPAGQLVAMIGPNGCGKTTLLRCLLGLQKPDSGILRLFGDPVTPRTLCRVGYVPQRLTPERSFILSVREFLALKLPSTRHWFWRSRRHLDRQLLDALPDLSLEPLLDRPVAALSGGQLQRVLIAFSLLGKPELLLLDEPTAGVDTPGEQSFYELIRRIHERQQLTVLLVSHDLSMVYRHATRVFALNGVICCEGTPEEVMNADSLRQAYGIHVTPYHHHHAPPEVSR; encoded by the coding sequence ATGACGGACATCCAGTTCCACCGCGCGGGTGCCGCCCTCGAGGTCCAGGATCTGCACGTCACCCTTGGTGATGTTCCCGTGTTGCGTGGCGTCTCCCTCCGGGTGCCCGCCGGCCAGCTCGTCGCGATGATCGGTCCCAACGGCTGCGGCAAGACCACCCTGCTCCGATGCCTGCTGGGACTGCAGAAGCCCGACTCGGGCATCCTCCGGCTCTTTGGAGACCCGGTCACACCCCGGACCCTGTGCCGCGTGGGCTACGTGCCCCAGCGCCTGACGCCCGAGCGCAGTTTCATCCTCAGCGTTCGCGAATTTCTGGCGCTCAAACTGCCGTCCACGCGCCACTGGTTCTGGCGGTCGCGGCGCCATCTCGACCGGCAGTTGCTCGATGCCCTCCCCGATCTGTCCCTCGAACCGCTGCTGGACCGCCCGGTCGCCGCGCTCAGCGGGGGCCAGCTCCAGAGGGTGCTCATCGCCTTCAGCCTGCTCGGCAAACCCGAGTTGCTCCTGCTCGACGAACCCACCGCCGGTGTGGACACTCCGGGCGAACAGTCGTTCTACGAGCTGATCCGCCGCATCCATGAGCGCCAGCAGCTCACCGTGTTGCTGGTGTCCCACGACCTGTCCATGGTGTACCGGCATGCCACCCGGGTCTTCGCGCTGAACGGCGTCATCTGTTGCGAGGGCACCCCGGAGGAGGTGATGAACGCGGATTCCCTTCGCCAGGCTTACGGCATCCACGTGACCCCGTATCACCACCACCACGCGCCTCCGGAGGTTTCCCGATGA
- a CDS encoding TraR/DksA C4-type zinc finger protein, producing MSVKKGASPKSGSRAKSPATEPARPKATRITSAASILGRPLASQSKGGAAQWTPIARIKPEWQKYYQNLLDLHARLRDQMSGLAKESQSEMESYSLHMGDSGTDNFDRDFALSLLSSDQDALYEIEEALKRIEKSTYGICELTGKAIPRARLDAIPWARFTVEAQAQLEKEGALKQRRLGQLGSVETGAASESDDSDDDAEERPVAKEKE from the coding sequence GTGAGCGTCAAAAAAGGAGCCAGCCCGAAATCCGGCAGCCGTGCCAAGTCGCCGGCAACCGAGCCCGCACGTCCCAAGGCGACCCGCATCACCAGCGCGGCCTCCATCCTCGGCAGGCCGCTGGCGAGCCAGTCCAAGGGCGGTGCGGCCCAGTGGACCCCGATCGCCCGGATCAAGCCTGAGTGGCAGAAGTACTACCAAAACCTTCTCGACCTGCACGCGCGCCTGCGGGACCAGATGAGCGGCCTCGCCAAGGAGTCCCAAAGCGAGATGGAGAGCTACAGCCTCCACATGGGCGACTCCGGAACCGACAATTTTGACCGGGACTTCGCGCTCAGCCTGCTCTCCTCCGACCAGGACGCCCTGTACGAGATCGAGGAGGCCTTGAAGCGCATCGAGAAATCCACCTACGGCATTTGCGAGCTGACCGGCAAGGCGATTCCCCGGGCCCGGCTCGACGCCATCCCGTGGGCCCGATTCACGGTGGAGGCCCAGGCGCAGCTTGAAAAGGAGGGCGCCCTGAAACAGCGCCGCCTCGGCCAGCTTGGCAGTGTCGAGACGGGGGCCGCCTCGGAGTCCGACGATTCAGACGACGACGCCGAGGAGCGTCCGGTTGCCAAGGAAAAGGAGTGA